A window of Fictibacillus halophilus contains these coding sequences:
- a CDS encoding Asp23/Gls24 family envelope stress response protein has protein sequence MSIEMKTTYGQIDISNEVIATIAGGAAIDCYGIVGMASRKQLKDGITELLGRENFSRGIVVRQEEDEVHIDMYIIVSYGTKISEVAHNVQNKVKYTLDQMLGLAVDSVNIYVQGVRVTTP, from the coding sequence ATGTCCATTGAAATGAAAACAACCTATGGTCAAATTGATATTTCTAATGAAGTAATTGCCACTATCGCCGGTGGAGCCGCAATTGATTGTTACGGAATTGTTGGCATGGCATCAAGGAAGCAATTAAAGGATGGAATAACTGAACTTTTAGGACGTGAAAATTTCTCCCGAGGGATCGTTGTTCGACAAGAAGAGGATGAAGTACATATTGACATGTACATCATCGTTAGTTACGGAACAAAGATTTCTGAAGTGGCTCATAACGTTCAGAACAAAGTGAAATATACCCTGGATCAAATGCTTGGTTTGGCGGTTGACTCAGTCAATATCTATGTTCAGGGTGTCAGGGTGACAACCCCTTAG
- the sdaAB gene encoding L-serine ammonia-lyase, iron-sulfur-dependent subunit beta: protein MKYKSVFDIIGPIMIGPSSSHTAGAARIGRVARSLFGRKPKYATISFYGSFAKTYRGHGTDVAIVGGILDYDTFDTRIVDALTIAEQEGIMVTMTAEDAITDHPNTARVIIGDEDDKIEVVGISIGGGKIEITELNGFELRLSGNHPALLIVHNDKYGAIAGVANILAKHEINIGHMEVSRKEKGKEALMVIEIDQNADEIIIDELNSLPIVQQVVKIHD, encoded by the coding sequence ATGAAATATAAAAGTGTATTTGATATTATCGGTCCCATTATGATAGGACCTTCTAGTTCACATACAGCCGGCGCTGCACGAATCGGACGAGTAGCGAGAAGCCTATTTGGCAGGAAACCTAAGTACGCAACCATCTCATTCTATGGCTCTTTTGCTAAAACCTATCGTGGTCATGGGACGGATGTAGCGATTGTTGGCGGAATTCTTGATTATGACACGTTTGATACTCGAATTGTGGATGCGCTTACAATAGCGGAGCAAGAAGGGATCATGGTTACGATGACGGCTGAGGACGCAATAACCGACCATCCTAATACGGCTCGTGTCATTATTGGTGATGAGGACGATAAGATTGAAGTGGTAGGAATTTCAATCGGTGGCGGGAAAATCGAGATTACTGAACTGAACGGATTTGAGTTACGATTATCTGGAAATCATCCAGCTCTTTTGATCGTTCATAATGATAAATATGGAGCGATAGCAGGAGTGGCAAATATATTGGCAAAGCATGAGATCAACATTGGTCATATGGAAGTATCAAGAAAAGAAAAAGGGAAAGAAGCATTGATGGTTATTGAGATTGATCAAAATGCAGATGAAATCATCATTGACGAACTAAATTCTCTCCCAATTGTTCAACAAGTAGTAAAGATACACGATTAA
- the spoVM gene encoding stage V sporulation protein SpoVM, whose translation MKFYTIKLPKFLGGFVRAVLGSFKKG comes from the coding sequence ATGAAATTTTATACCATTAAACTTCCTAAATTCTTGGGAGGCTTCGTACGTGCCGTCTTAGGTTCTTTCAAAAAAGGATAA
- a CDS encoding thiamine diphosphokinase, giving the protein MKINIVAGGPEHLIPDLKPYDLKRNHIWIGVDRGTLFLLKNGIFPQHAFGDFDSVSDDEKKIILDSSIKVNKYQSEKDATDMELALEWALEQNPEQILIFGATGGRLDHELMNIQLLYRSLRVRTDVKIIDNRNEISLHLPGCYDIEQDHRYSYISFLAQSEEVTGITLEGFKYPLEQAKLQAGSSLCVSNELVNKSGTYSFDSGIILMVKSRD; this is encoded by the coding sequence ATGAAGATAAACATCGTCGCAGGTGGTCCTGAACATCTGATCCCTGATCTAAAGCCCTATGATCTCAAAAGGAATCACATTTGGATCGGTGTCGACAGAGGAACGCTCTTTCTATTAAAAAATGGCATCTTCCCTCAGCATGCATTTGGCGATTTTGATTCTGTTTCTGATGATGAGAAAAAAATTATTTTAGACTCATCCATAAAAGTGAACAAATATCAATCTGAAAAAGATGCTACAGACATGGAGCTCGCACTAGAGTGGGCGTTGGAACAGAACCCGGAACAAATACTCATATTTGGTGCTACTGGTGGAAGATTAGATCATGAATTGATGAACATCCAATTATTATATCGATCTCTGAGAGTACGTACAGACGTTAAAATTATTGATAACAGAAATGAAATCTCTCTACATTTACCGGGATGTTATGATATTGAGCAGGATCATCGATATTCATACATCTCGTTTCTAGCTCAAAGTGAAGAAGTGACAGGCATAACTTTAGAGGGATTTAAATATCCGTTAGAACAAGCTAAGCTTCAGGCTGGATCATCATTATGTGTTTCCAATGAGCTTGTAAATAAAAGTGGTACTTATTCTTTTGACTCCGGCATAATATTGATGGTAAAGAGCCGTGATTAA
- a CDS encoding DAK2 domain-containing protein: MSLKVLDGKKFSKMVLEGASNLTRNAAMVDALNVFPVPDGDTGTNMNLTITSGAKEVEKNTSIQIGAVASAFAKGLLMGARGNSGVILSQLFRGFSKSIEGKETINAAEFANAFDKGVETAYKAVMKPVEGTILTVAKDAARKAVKEAKKSDDILYIMKELVKESKASLNRTPDLLPVLKEVGVVDSGGQGLVTVYEGFLAVLEGKELPKVSVNAPSMGDLVNAEHHKAQMHMKTEDIHFGYCTEFMVRFEDKKIKSNPFDEINFRNELSQHGDSLLVVADEDVVKVHIHTEQPGNMLTLAHRYGSLINIKIENMREQHSAILESENEVIPSYSQSTPEKKKEYGIVTVAMGEGIEEMFSSMGASVIQGGQTMNPSTEDIVKAIAEVNAEKVFILPNNSNIIMASEQAASVVDEEVVIIRTKTVPQGIASILAFNPSADMAENEKKMNEAITSVKSGQVTYAVRDTSIDGVEIAKGDFMGISEGKILTSKTDKQEVTKELLSNMLDEDSEIVTIIYGEDSSEEEAQELAEFIEEKYPDAEAEIHNGKQPIYSFILSVE; this comes from the coding sequence GTGTCTTTAAAAGTATTAGATGGAAAAAAGTTTTCAAAAATGGTACTCGAGGGTGCTTCAAATCTAACAAGAAATGCAGCAATGGTCGACGCACTTAATGTTTTCCCTGTACCAGATGGTGATACAGGAACGAACATGAATTTAACGATAACCTCTGGTGCTAAAGAAGTAGAAAAAAACACTTCTATTCAAATTGGTGCTGTTGCAAGTGCTTTTGCAAAAGGCCTACTTATGGGAGCGCGCGGAAACTCTGGTGTTATTCTTTCACAGTTGTTTAGAGGATTCTCTAAATCAATCGAAGGAAAAGAGACGATTAACGCTGCTGAATTTGCCAATGCATTTGATAAAGGTGTAGAAACTGCGTATAAAGCTGTAATGAAACCAGTAGAAGGTACGATTTTAACTGTAGCTAAAGATGCTGCAAGAAAAGCAGTAAAAGAAGCTAAAAAATCAGACGATATCCTATACATTATGAAAGAGCTTGTTAAAGAATCGAAAGCTTCCTTAAACCGTACTCCTGATCTACTTCCAGTTCTAAAAGAAGTGGGTGTTGTTGATTCTGGTGGACAAGGGTTAGTCACTGTTTATGAAGGGTTTTTGGCTGTCCTAGAAGGCAAAGAGCTGCCAAAAGTATCTGTTAACGCTCCTTCCATGGGTGATCTTGTTAACGCTGAGCATCATAAAGCTCAGATGCACATGAAGACGGAAGATATCCATTTCGGATATTGTACAGAATTCATGGTAAGGTTCGAAGATAAAAAGATCAAAAGTAATCCATTCGATGAGATCAACTTCCGTAATGAGTTAAGTCAACATGGTGATTCTTTGCTAGTTGTTGCTGATGAAGACGTAGTAAAGGTTCACATCCATACGGAACAACCTGGTAACATGCTAACACTTGCACATCGTTATGGCAGCTTGATCAACATCAAGATCGAAAACATGCGTGAGCAACACTCAGCGATTTTAGAGAGCGAGAACGAAGTGATTCCTTCGTACTCACAATCTACTCCTGAGAAGAAAAAGGAATATGGTATCGTTACGGTTGCGATGGGTGAAGGAATCGAAGAGATGTTTTCATCAATGGGTGCATCAGTTATCCAAGGTGGACAAACGATGAACCCAAGTACAGAAGATATCGTAAAAGCGATTGCTGAGGTTAATGCTGAGAAAGTGTTCATTCTTCCTAATAACAGCAATATCATCATGGCATCTGAACAAGCTGCAAGTGTTGTTGATGAAGAAGTTGTAATCATCCGCACAAAAACAGTGCCACAAGGTATCGCTTCTATATTAGCTTTCAATCCTTCTGCTGATATGGCAGAGAACGAAAAGAAGATGAATGAAGCCATTACTTCTGTTAAGTCAGGACAAGTCACTTATGCAGTTCGTGATACATCGATCGATGGTGTTGAAATTGCAAAAGGTGATTTTATGGGGATCTCAGAAGGAAAGATTCTAACTTCTAAGACAGATAAACAAGAAGTTACGAAAGAACTACTCTCAAATATGCTCGATGAAGATTCAGAGATCGTTACGATTATCTATGGTGAAGATAGTTCTGAAGAAGAAGCGCAGGAACTTGCTGAATTTATTGAAGAAAAGTATCCAGATGCTGAAGCTGAAATTCATAACGGTAAGCAACCGATCTATTCATTCATCTTATCAGTAGAGTAA
- the thiT gene encoding energy-coupled thiamine transporter ThiT: MNNGKVLLMAEIAIMAALSLILGLISFKGIWPQGGSVSLEMVPIFLLAFRRGLKAGVFTGLVVGLLQLLINPQIYYFAQVILDYPLAFALAGVAGAFAPSLAQNRSKRTALMVLGIFVGCTLRLISHVLSGVIFFSEFAPKEMNVWLYSFLYNGSFMVVIFAITALVVILLTNTAPKLLHAARNGHHQAA; the protein is encoded by the coding sequence ATGAACAATGGTAAAGTACTATTAATGGCTGAAATTGCGATTATGGCTGCACTTTCACTCATTTTAGGATTGATCAGCTTCAAAGGGATTTGGCCACAAGGTGGATCGGTGTCTCTCGAAATGGTTCCTATTTTTCTTTTAGCATTTAGAAGAGGTTTAAAAGCAGGGGTTTTTACCGGATTAGTCGTTGGGTTGTTACAACTTCTTATCAATCCTCAAATTTATTATTTTGCACAAGTCATACTTGATTATCCGCTTGCATTTGCTTTAGCGGGAGTAGCAGGTGCATTCGCACCATCACTTGCTCAAAATAGATCAAAAAGAACAGCTTTAATGGTTCTAGGGATTTTTGTAGGATGTACGTTAAGGTTAATTTCGCATGTATTATCTGGTGTTATTTTCTTTAGTGAATTTGCTCCAAAAGAAATGAATGTTTGGCTTTATTCGTTCTTATACAATGGATCATTTATGGTTGTTATTTTTGCGATTACGGCGCTAGTTGTCATTCTATTAACGAATACAGCACCGAAACTACTACATGCCGCACGTAATGGTCATCACCAAGCAGCATGA
- the rpe gene encoding ribulose-phosphate 3-epimerase has protein sequence MIKIAPSILSADFSRLGDDIKAVEEAGADYIHVDVMDGHFVPNITIGPLVVQAIRPVTKLPLDVHLMIENPDRYIEEFAKAGADIISVHVEASPHLHRTVQLIKQHGVKAGVVINPATSVDSIRHILQDVDLVLLMTVNPGFGGQAFIESVVPKIKEVSDLVKTQGLNVEIEVDGGVNPETARLCVEAGANVLVAGSAIYGKKDLKDAIAAIRGV, from the coding sequence ATGATTAAAATAGCTCCTTCCATTCTGTCGGCTGACTTCTCCAGGTTAGGCGATGATATAAAAGCTGTAGAAGAAGCAGGTGCGGATTATATTCATGTCGATGTGATGGATGGTCATTTCGTACCAAACATCACGATTGGACCGCTTGTTGTTCAGGCGATTCGCCCTGTAACGAAACTTCCATTAGATGTACATCTAATGATAGAAAATCCAGATCGATACATTGAAGAATTTGCAAAAGCAGGTGCTGATATTATTTCTGTGCATGTAGAAGCATCACCACATCTTCATCGAACGGTGCAACTGATTAAACAACATGGAGTAAAAGCTGGTGTGGTTATTAATCCAGCTACTTCAGTAGACTCTATCAGACATATACTTCAAGATGTTGACCTTGTATTGTTAATGACCGTTAATCCTGGATTTGGTGGACAAGCGTTCATTGAGAGTGTAGTGCCCAAGATCAAAGAAGTATCCGATCTAGTTAAAACTCAAGGATTGAATGTTGAAATTGAAGTTGATGGTGGAGTGAATCCTGAAACGGCTCGTCTTTGTGTCGAGGCTGGTGCGAATGTATTAGTTGCTGGATCTGCCATTTATGGGAAGAAAGATTTAAAGGATGCAATAGCAGCCATTCGTGGTGTATAA
- the pknB gene encoding Stk1 family PASTA domain-containing Ser/Thr kinase — MIGKRVSGRYKLLEVIGDGGMAIVYRAKDLILDRDVAVKVLRSEFNKDEDFIRRFKREAESATSLNHPNIVSIYDVGEDEEIYFIVMEYVQGKTLKQYIKEHGKISVEESLHIMKQIVSGMAVAHDHGIIHRDIKPHNILITDNGTAKLTDFGIALAITSATITHTNSILGSVHYFSPEQARGGIANAKSDIYSFGAVLYEMVTGRVPFVGDSPVSVALKHLQENVIEPRRLNPEIPQSVENIVLKSLAKNPLRRYDSADELLRDMNSALDPDRMYEQKWNEENEEDEKTKYIPPIVAPPIETPVKKVEEREKEKKPEKPKKKRNWWLILLISLLLLGGAGIAAFTMMPSIFYVEEVGVPDVVGEEYVDAFDSLRAEGLEVKRQEIFDPEIEEGLVVRQDPTPGTKVKQQAIVTLFVSKGPEKENMPDVEGYNVEDAKERLKEDGFRQVNINYEESDTEPEGTVLEQSPDRDEKVTPAETEVTLTVSSGTPTVQVENLIGASEQDVKTFADNAGLTVEFSKEFSDTVEKGRVISQTPSPFTQVEKGATISVVLSDGPETVEEEPPPTEEDQPAEDRKVTKDIEVKVDKKDKREPVTVKIVFSDKNASNEVFVEEQVTDKKKYQLPLTIAEGGSASYVVYINGEEEESETINYDDARGASGRMSRDDEEGDDGD, encoded by the coding sequence GCCGCTACAAGCTTTTAGAAGTTATTGGTGACGGCGGAATGGCCATCGTTTATCGAGCAAAAGATTTAATTTTAGATAGAGATGTAGCAGTAAAAGTTCTTCGCTCAGAGTTTAATAAAGACGAAGATTTCATCAGACGATTTAAAAGAGAAGCTGAATCAGCAACAAGTCTTAACCATCCGAACATTGTGAGCATCTATGATGTCGGAGAAGATGAAGAGATCTATTTTATCGTGATGGAATATGTGCAGGGAAAAACACTAAAGCAATACATAAAAGAACACGGAAAAATATCTGTAGAAGAATCTCTGCATATTATGAAGCAGATCGTTTCAGGTATGGCGGTCGCTCATGATCACGGAATCATACATCGTGATATTAAACCGCATAATATATTAATTACAGATAACGGTACAGCAAAGTTAACAGACTTTGGAATCGCGCTCGCTATTACTTCAGCAACGATCACACATACAAACTCAATTCTTGGATCTGTTCACTACTTTTCACCTGAACAAGCGAGAGGCGGTATCGCGAATGCAAAATCAGATATTTATTCATTTGGTGCTGTACTCTATGAAATGGTTACAGGGAGAGTTCCGTTCGTTGGAGATTCACCGGTGTCTGTTGCGCTAAAACATCTTCAGGAAAACGTGATCGAACCGCGAAGATTGAATCCTGAAATCCCACAAAGTGTGGAGAATATTGTATTAAAGTCGTTGGCTAAAAATCCTTTAAGAAGATATGACAGTGCTGATGAACTGTTGAGGGATATGAATTCAGCGTTAGATCCAGACCGTATGTATGAACAAAAATGGAACGAAGAAAACGAGGAAGATGAAAAAACAAAGTACATTCCTCCTATAGTCGCGCCACCTATCGAAACACCTGTGAAGAAAGTAGAAGAAAGAGAAAAAGAAAAAAAGCCCGAGAAACCTAAGAAGAAAAGAAACTGGTGGCTCATTTTACTTATTTCACTTCTGTTATTAGGCGGAGCGGGAATTGCTGCTTTCACAATGATGCCTTCTATCTTTTATGTTGAAGAAGTAGGTGTTCCAGATGTTGTGGGAGAAGAATATGTAGATGCTTTTGATAGCTTGAGAGCCGAAGGTCTTGAAGTGAAACGGCAGGAAATATTTGATCCCGAGATAGAAGAAGGTCTTGTAGTAAGGCAAGATCCAACTCCAGGAACAAAAGTGAAACAGCAAGCAATCGTCACATTATTCGTATCAAAAGGACCTGAAAAGGAAAATATGCCTGATGTAGAAGGCTATAATGTAGAAGATGCGAAAGAACGTTTAAAAGAAGATGGTTTCAGACAGGTCAATATCAACTATGAAGAGTCAGACACTGAGCCAGAAGGTACTGTGCTCGAACAAAGTCCTGATCGTGATGAAAAAGTAACACCTGCAGAGACGGAAGTTACACTAACGGTTAGTTCTGGAACCCCAACGGTTCAAGTTGAGAACTTAATCGGTGCATCTGAGCAAGATGTAAAAACGTTTGCTGATAATGCTGGACTTACAGTTGAATTCTCTAAAGAGTTCTCTGATACAGTCGAAAAAGGAAGAGTAATCTCGCAAACTCCATCGCCTTTCACTCAAGTTGAAAAAGGAGCAACCATTTCTGTTGTTCTTTCAGATGGTCCAGAAACAGTAGAAGAAGAACCACCACCTACTGAAGAGGACCAACCTGCTGAAGATCGAAAGGTAACAAAAGATATTGAAGTAAAGGTAGATAAGAAGGACAAAAGAGAGCCAGTTACAGTAAAGATTGTATTTTCAGATAAGAATGCCTCAAATGAAGTGTTTGTGGAAGAACAGGTCACAGACAAAAAGAAATATCAGCTACCTCTAACGATTGCTGAAGGTGGCTCTGCTTCATACGTTGTGTATATCAACGGAGAAGAAGAGGAATCTGAGACGATCAATTATGATGACGCTAGAGGTGCTAGTGGACGGATGAGTAGAGATGATGAGGAAGGGGACGATGGTGATTAA
- the rsgA gene encoding ribosome small subunit-dependent GTPase A, with translation MPEGRIVKALAGFYYVKENGKSEVFQCRGRGNFRKKKVNPLVGDWVEYESSNITDGYILDVKERRNELVRPPIANVDQAILVFSATEPDFSTLLLDRFLVHIEANDILPVICISKMDLIQKADDIEEINHYIEAYKTLGYEVIPTSTKTDDSLEMFYPLFKDKVTVFAGQSGVGKSSLLNAINPELMLETNEISSHLGRGKHTTRHVELILFGNGLVADTPGFSSLDFLNIEAEDLSMYFPEMNELRGDCKFRGCSHTSEPKCAVKKGVEDGVVPEFRYDHYVSFLQEIKDQKRRY, from the coding sequence ATGCCTGAAGGAAGAATTGTTAAAGCGTTAGCCGGTTTTTATTACGTTAAGGAAAATGGTAAGTCTGAAGTTTTCCAATGCAGAGGAAGAGGAAATTTCCGCAAAAAGAAAGTAAATCCGTTGGTAGGGGACTGGGTAGAATACGAGTCAAGCAATATAACAGATGGATACATTCTTGATGTGAAGGAACGCAGAAACGAATTAGTTCGTCCTCCTATCGCGAACGTAGACCAAGCTATTCTTGTTTTTTCAGCTACTGAACCTGATTTTAGCACGCTTTTATTAGACCGTTTCCTTGTTCACATCGAAGCGAACGATATTTTGCCTGTTATTTGTATCTCGAAAATGGACCTTATACAGAAAGCTGATGATATTGAGGAGATCAACCATTATATTGAGGCGTACAAAACACTAGGTTACGAAGTCATTCCAACTTCGACGAAAACAGATGATAGCCTTGAAATGTTTTATCCGCTTTTCAAGGATAAAGTTACCGTCTTTGCAGGGCAGTCTGGTGTAGGTAAGTCTTCCCTTTTAAATGCGATCAATCCAGAGTTAATGCTTGAAACAAACGAGATCTCAAGCCATTTAGGCCGAGGGAAGCACACGACTCGTCATGTGGAACTCATTCTTTTCGGTAATGGGTTAGTTGCTGATACACCTGGGTTTAGCTCGTTAGACTTCTTAAACATTGAGGCAGAAGATTTATCGATGTACTTTCCAGAGATGAATGAGCTTCGAGGAGATTGCAAGTTCAGAGGCTGCTCACATACGTCAGAACCAAAATGTGCAGTTAAAAAGGGAGTAGAGGATGGAGTCGTTCCAGAGTTCCGCTATGACCATTACGTAAGCTTTTTACAAGAAATTAAAGATCAAAAACGGAGGTACTGA
- the rpmB gene encoding 50S ribosomal protein L28 yields the protein MARKCFITGKGPKTGNKRSHAMNKSKKSWGANVQKVRILVDGKPKRVYVSARALKSGKVERV from the coding sequence ATGGCTCGTAAATGTTTTATTACTGGAAAAGGACCTAAAACTGGTAACAAGCGTTCTCACGCAATGAACAAATCAAAGAAAAGCTGGGGAGCTAATGTCCAAAAGGTTCGTATTCTTGTGGACGGAAAGCCTAAACGCGTATACGTATCTGCTCGTGCCCTTAAATCTGGCAAAGTTGAACGTGTATAA